A region from the Xanthocytophaga agilis genome encodes:
- a CDS encoding MoxR family ATPase — translation MLNTTTYVQELQQKLTLLKKEIGKAVIGQEDTVEQLLIALLASGHALLEGVPGLGKTLLIRSVAQALHLKFRRIQFTPDLMPSDIVGTSILQEDESGQRKFKFIPGPLFANIILADEINRTPPKTQAALLEAMQEKSVTYSGKTYKMQAPYFILATQNPLEQAGTFPLPEAQLDRFLLYIQMEYPESADELEVLRQTTGSKQAAIEPVLSQQEVLDLQHWAREVTVHDDLLSWINRLVRATRSGSDSPQEVKDWVQWGAGTRAGQALVVCAKARALIKGRYAVTPEDIEALAKPVLRHRILLNFKAEADGVSPDRVIEALLSKVRPAKA, via the coding sequence ATGTTGAATACGACGACTTATGTACAGGAACTTCAGCAAAAACTAACCCTGTTGAAGAAGGAAATTGGCAAGGCTGTGATTGGGCAGGAAGATACGGTAGAGCAGTTGTTAATTGCTTTGCTGGCGAGTGGACATGCTTTGCTGGAAGGTGTTCCTGGATTAGGTAAAACACTTTTGATACGTTCTGTAGCGCAAGCATTACATCTGAAATTCCGACGTATCCAGTTCACTCCTGATCTGATGCCTTCAGATATTGTAGGAACATCTATTTTACAGGAAGATGAGTCTGGCCAGCGAAAATTTAAATTTATACCTGGACCTTTATTTGCCAATATTATCCTGGCGGATGAGATCAACCGAACTCCTCCAAAGACACAGGCTGCCTTGCTGGAAGCCATGCAGGAAAAGTCGGTAACCTACTCTGGGAAAACCTACAAAATGCAGGCTCCCTACTTTATTCTGGCAACCCAGAACCCGCTGGAACAGGCAGGCACGTTTCCGTTACCAGAAGCGCAGTTAGACCGTTTTCTTTTATATATCCAGATGGAATATCCGGAGTCTGCAGACGAATTGGAAGTGTTGCGTCAGACTACAGGAAGCAAACAAGCGGCTATTGAACCTGTACTAAGCCAGCAGGAAGTATTGGATTTGCAACATTGGGCTCGAGAAGTGACAGTCCATGATGATTTACTTTCCTGGATCAACCGTCTGGTGCGCGCTACTCGTTCCGGATCTGATAGTCCACAGGAAGTAAAAGATTGGGTACAATGGGGAGCAGGTACACGTGCAGGACAGGCACTAGTTGTTTGTGCGAAAGCGCGTGCCTTAATAAAAGGTCGATATGCTGTGACACCTGAAGATATTGAGGCATTAGCAAAACCTGTATTACGTCACCGCATTCTGTTAAACTTTAAAGCAGAAGCAGATGGTGTATCTCCTGACCGGGTTATTGAAGCACTGCTTTCAAAAGTTCGTCCAGCCAAGGCTTAG
- a CDS encoding DUF4159 domain-containing protein has protein sequence MEFSKAFFFTRLQYTSGDWNTDQRMPTNLMNSLIEYTTIPVDIEEKVVSLSDKAVFSSPFCYLSGHKLVEFTKQEKENFKAYVQRGGFVFVDDCNHDIDGLFAKSFERQMEELFGANALQKLPNDHALYSCFFEFEDGPPATSVELNGWGDDLVHDYLKAILVNGRIGVLYSNKDYGCEWDYDYRNKRWLAKDNTKFGVNIVVHALTR, from the coding sequence ATGGAGTTTAGCAAGGCTTTTTTCTTTACACGATTACAATACACATCTGGTGACTGGAATACAGACCAGCGTATGCCTACCAATCTGATGAACTCGCTGATTGAGTATACAACCATACCTGTCGATATCGAAGAAAAGGTTGTCTCTTTATCAGACAAAGCTGTCTTTTCTTCGCCATTCTGTTATCTGAGTGGACATAAACTGGTTGAGTTTACCAAACAGGAGAAAGAGAACTTTAAGGCATATGTACAGCGTGGTGGATTTGTATTTGTAGACGATTGTAATCATGATATCGATGGTCTGTTTGCCAAGTCATTTGAGCGACAGATGGAAGAGTTGTTTGGTGCCAATGCTTTACAGAAGCTCCCTAACGATCATGCCCTCTATTCTTGCTTCTTTGAATTTGAAGATGGCCCTCCCGCTACCAGTGTAGAACTGAATGGTTGGGGTGATGATCTGGTACACGATTATCTGAAAGCCATTCTGGTAAATGGACGTATTGGAGTTTTGTACAGTAATAAGGATTATGGCTGTGAATGGGACTACGATTATCGCAATAAACGTTGGCTGGCCAAAGACAATACGAAATTTGGTGTCAACATTGTTGTTCATGCTCTGACTCGTTAA